The Orrella daihaiensis genome contains the following window.
GAATGATGAGATTTCGGCGAAATCAATCTTAATGTGTTGGGATGGTTCGCTTCTGTTCAAAGCAGTCTCAACCACAATTTGCCAACATCTGACCGCGACATGGCGCGATGTAGGCTTTTTGTCTGAGGAAGTGGGGATCTTTACTCTCCCGCTTAGGCCGTACCCACGATTTAAAGCCTTTTCCAAGCGTTCCGCGAAGTTGCCGAGATCAACGTCTGAAAAGTCGGTCACTGCAAAATCAAGGTCCTCTGACAAACGCGGGTTGCCGTAAAGTAAGCGCAAGCAAGTGCCACCCTGAAATTGCATTTCGGGCAAATCGGGCAGATCAAGCAATGCTTCCAATATGATCGGGTGAAGTAGTTCTTTGCCGACCATCCATTTAACGGAGTCGGCACGGTTGCCATACGATTCAAGTGCTCGGCGTAACGTTTCGTGATAACGGGTTGCTTGGGTTTCAGCCATATTGTTCCTGGTAATCTTTTAAAAGACCTTGGGCGCGCCCAGTTCTGTTCGCGTCCTGGATAGCTAACGATGGACTGGCCCATGGTAAAGGACCCTCAGCTAT
Protein-coding sequences here:
- a CDS encoding nucleotidyl transferase AbiEii/AbiGii toxin family protein, encoding MAETQATRYHETLRRALESYGNRADSVKWMVGKELLHPIILEALLDLPDLPEMQFQGGTCLRLLYGNPRLSEDLDFAVTDFSDVDLGNFAERLEKALNRGYGLSGRVKIPTSSDKKPTSRHVAVRCWQIVVETALNRSEPSQHIKIDFAEISSFTREILPLIGHWQDFQAAPRVLVPVQSIEEIAADKTLALAVQTKFLRVRDIFDLAFCRQKGAQPRKDWVYAKALQYGDQISPDLWRNTTDRVSEHIRSGVFAKEMARFLVPDTYDNLMNDDAFIAYCDESVKYFMQAMQEDQGTNSEPRFFR